The DNA segment AGTCGGCGAGTGCCTACTACGGCGATGCCGCCTTCCAGTACATTGAGAATCGTTTGCCCTCTGCCGAAATCACCTGCAACGAGGGCCTGCAATACTATCCGAACGACCAGAAGCTGCAAATGCTCCTCGACCGAATCAAAGAGGCCAAGGACGAGCAGAAGAACGAAAACAAGAAGAACGACAAGAACCAGGATAACAACCAGGACCAGAATCAAGATCAGAACCAGGATCAGAATCAGGACCAGGATAAGGACAAGCAGAACCAGGACCAAAACCAGGATCAGCAGGACCAGAATCAGGGAGAAAGTTCTTCAAGCGGAAGTGATGACCAGAACCAGAATGGTGAAGGCCAGAACGGTGAATCAAGCAGCAGCCAGGGCGAAAGCTCCGACAGCAACGGCGGTCAGCAGCCAGAGCCGCAGCAACCCGAAGAAGGCTCAAGCGACAGCCAAGGTGGCGAGGAACCCCAGGAACAGCCCGTGCAGATGGGCGAGATGAGCCCCGAAGAAGCGGCTCAGCTCCTGAAGGATTTCGACGAGCAGAACGGCGAACGCAAACCCTGGAAACCCTTGCGCGGCCAAGCAAGACCCGCGAAGGATTGGTAATTTTTTCCAAATAATATATATTCAAGGACATGAGACTTCATGTTCTTGTTTTTTTATGTGTGCTTTCGATTACTGGTCTTGTCGCCTGTGGAGACGATTCTAGTTCCGGTGCAGATCCGTCGACTTTGTCCTCTTCTGATGCCCTGATATCTTCGGCGGAAAAGTCTTCGAGTTCCGAGGGTGCGTCTTCTGCAAGGAGTTCCTCGACGAAGGCTTCTTCTAGCAGTGTTTCTGATGTGCCTAATTCTAGTGCCGCTCCTGCTTCAAGTTCTGTGGGCAGTTCTTCTGCGGATGCGCCGAAAAGTGTCTCGAGTTCCGAGGGTGCCCCAAGTAGTTCTTCTGATGTTCCGGGCAGCAGTGTCAATCCGGTTTCCAGTTCCAGCGTAGCTCCGGCTTCTTCCGATGACGACGATGGCGATGACGGTAAGTGTACGGACTGCGACAGCTATACGGCTGCCGACCCTACGCTCACGGAGAAGGGCGGCAAGGGTTCTGTGACGACTTATGGGAGCGTCACTGCAAAAGAAACCAGTTTGGGTGGCGCATGCAACTACGGACAAACTAACATTCAGTATTATGCGGCAATACACGTGAATGTTTCTCCAGGTGATGCTAAGGGCCCGTGGAATGGCGGTGCGGCCTGTGGCGGCTGCGTGCGTGTGAAGGCGAAGACTCCTGATGGCTGGAAGCGCGTGACGGTGCGCATTACCGACCGTTGCCCCGATGCGAATTGTGGTGTTGACTTAGGGGGCGCTCCGGCGGCCGACATCATGGGCAATTCTGTGGGCCGTTACTACGGTGAATGGGAATTCGTGAGTTGCGAAGGCGTCGAGGGCGTGTGGGGCGATTCTACGTCGCTCTGGGTCAAGGAGGGCGCGAGCACGTTCTGGAGCATTGTCCAGGTGCGGAACCCGAAAGACATGGTGAATTCCATTACGATTTACGAAGCGGATGCCGGCAAATCTTATACGCTAGAGATGGTTGTGGGCACGGAGAATTTCTGGACGGTTCCACCGGAAATCTTGCAGACGGACAATCGCTACCGTGTTGTGGTCAAGTACCGCACGGGCGATGACGATGAGTGGCATATCAAAGGCTCAGACTTGGCTGTGCCCGAAGCGAACCTGTACTTGTACGAGCACAGGGAGTAATTACATTCTTGCGGCGCGAGCGCGGCGGCGGAAGTGCTCGATGAGCGGGGCGACAGTTTCTTTGAAGTCGTCGTGAGTCTCGATACGCACAAAGTCAATCGACATGCGCTGGAAGAGTTCCTTGGTCGCTTTGCCTTGACGCTTGGCTTCGCGGGCGAATGCTTCGCGGAAAGCTGCATCGCCAGTGTCGATGAGGAGCGTTTCGCCGGTTTCGGGGTCTTCGAGTTCTACGAGGCCTGCGGGCGGGAGTTCCATTTCACGCGGGTCCACGACGGACACGGCGAGAACGTCATGGCGCTTGCGCAAAATCTTGAATGCGTTTTCGAAACCTTCATCCAAGAAATCGCTCATTACAACGACGACTGCCTTGCGGTTCAAAATCTTGCCGGCATATTCCAAGGCGACTTGCGTATTGGTGCCGTGGTGTTGCGGCTTGAAGTA comes from the uncultured Fibrobacter sp. genome and includes:
- a CDS encoding VWA domain-containing protein → NNDKVGLLIYTDQVELFIPPEKGRKHVLRLIREILYFKPQHHGTNTQVALEYAGKILNRKAVVVVMSDFLDEGFENAFKILRKRHDVLAVSVVDPREMELPPAGLVELEDPETGETLLIDTGDAAFREAFAREAKRQGKATKELFQRMSIDFVRIETHDDFKETVAPLIEHFRRRARAARM